A single region of the Xenopus laevis strain J_2021 chromosome 4L, Xenopus_laevis_v10.1, whole genome shotgun sequence genome encodes:
- the gpha2.L gene encoding glycoprotein hormone alpha-2: MALVSASVLLVLAVMVQESFGIARPGCHLHPFNVTISSDRKGTCRGTQVINACVGYCESSAFPSKYSVLVASGFKHNITSASQCCTISKMQKVKVQLHCGGSHQEEIEIGTALSCQCDMCRLSRY; the protein is encoded by the exons ATGGCTCTGGTTTCAGCTTCAGTCCTCTTGGTCCTTGCTGTGATGGTGCAGGAGAGCTTTGGGATTGCCAGGCCTGGATGCCACCTTCATC CATTTAATGTCACCATCAGTAGTGACCGTAAAGGGACCTGCCGAGGGACCCAGGTTATCAATGCGTGTGTGGGTTATTGTGAGTCCAGTGCTTTTCCATCCAAGTACTCTGTGTTGGTGGCAAGTGGATTCAAACACAATATAACATCAGCATCACAATGCTGCACCATCAGCAAGATGCAAAAG GTCAAAGTTCAGCTGCACTGTGGTGGGTCCCACCAAGAAGAGATTGAAATTGGTACAGCCCTATCATGCCAATGTGACATGTGCCGTTTGTCTCGatattaa